The window CATTATAACCTCTGCAGCTCATAGGAACCTCGAGTTAATCTACAGACTCTCACACAACCCCAAAGATATCAAACACAGCCTGAATTACAGCAAAATGTCCATAACAGGACTTAAGGCATGTTGAATCTGATTTCTCATCAGATTTTATtgtacagaaaaagaaatgtcatcTTCTGGTTCGGTTTTTGTCATTAATATGAACTCTGAAAGGATGAACTGATCCACAGTAACTTAAAGCTCTTTTAAGCTTTAAGGGAAACAGCATTTAAGTATTCGTGTTGAACTGGTTTCAGATCCTCCTGTTGACATTTAGGTTTCATTTTCCCCGAAAACGAAAGTCATTGTTAAAGTCTCTTAGAGCCAGATGGATAAACTGGACGAGCtacatgtgtgtttactgcatgTTTGAGGTAATTGGAAAAAGTGTCTCCACTACAATGTTTGTTcatcagagaaaagacaagTTTATTTCTCAAACTGTAAAATCTCCAACTCAGAACATAACCAGCTCACGTTAACTACACATAACTAAAATGCTCTATGTTTCTGTGAAAAATAAGTCCATTACATTGATTTTTAAAACTCTGAAATATGGACAACGGCTTTGAATATCCTAAAATAATTGCTTCCTATATAGGATTGACTAcgacataaaataaaataaaataaaataattaaacacaTTACACAGTTTAATGTATGTTCAATATGGTATAATGAAGGATAATAATAGGATATAGGACAGTTTAATATATTAAAAGAGTAGATTTGTGCACTTTTTATTCATGGATCCCTACACTGGATTAAAGATGCTATAATATAACACAACATGATATGATCTAACACCGTATATTATAATATAACGGAACGTATCGGTATTGGCTCGGTATCGATCCCTGAGGGCGGGCCGGTCAGGGATCGATAAGTTGAGTGAAGTCCGTGTTGAGCAGCGTGTTCTCCGCCTTCACTCCTCCCAATCTGTCTGATCACATGACTCCAGCTGTCGACTCCACTTCCTCAAACAGAAGCTCAGTGTGTCCATCAGCCCGCACGCACGCATCCGAACCCTCATCCTGCCGCAGACCAGGAAGCGAAACTCCTCCTGGACGGAGCGCGCGAGTgggagtgtgggtgtgtgtgagtgtgtgggtgtgtgtgagtgtgtgtgtggcggtgGGCCCGGTGCTCAGGAGGCCTCATGGCAGCTGTGAGGAGCGGACCAGGAGCGACCAGGACCCGGCACAGAGCGCACCCGGCAGCCCTCGCGCTCCTCGCGCTGCTGCCGGCGCTGCTCACCTGCTGCGTCAGGTGTGCGGAACCGAGCGCCAAACCGAGCAACGTTATCCTCATCGTCGCTGACGACCAGGATGTTGAGCTGGGGGGGATGGTGAGTGGACCCTCCTCATAATAATCACCTGTATCGATCCTAAAGAGGAGTTTCTGGTGAGTTTGAACGCAGCTGTCAGGCTCCTGCCTTTGAGCAGAACATCAGGTGTTCAGTTTAGAGTCACTTTATGGTGTTTTTATCACCCCATTATCTAAATTATATGAACACAGAAGCCTGAAGCTGGACTGTGCAGGTCCACTGCTCTGCCGTGGTGTCTGTGTGCCGTCCGGTGTGAATAAAAGAAGACATCAATCAATGCAGCTGATCGACAGAAAACTGcctcaaagcagcagagcagcagtaaaGTCAAACATCTGTTGGTTCCAGCTTCCTAAATGtcaggatttgctgctgttctttctcattttttagAATAAATGAAGAGACTTGGTAGTATTAGTAGTTTTGCAGGCGTTCGCTCACAAACCAAAGTGTCGGACTCTTGAGGAAATGACCAAAGTCGgagggattcatcctctggagacagctgatgagatatttcagtggaCCAGAGAGGCGGGCCGACCGAGCAGCCCCCCATCACTGGAGCTGTGAAGGCCTGCAAAGGCGTATTTGaatgaaatcaatcaatcaatcgactAATAGATCAGATCTAGAACAAAGCACAGTGCGTTAATTAAAGGAGTCATAATGAGTTCATAATGTCTGTTCGCGCTCATGAAGCTGCTCAGTTCACCCACTGTCCGTCCCTTTGTCTGTTCCTCAGACCCCGATGAAGAAAACCAAAGCTCTGATCGGAGAAGCAGGAGCAACGTTCGTGAATGCTGTGAGTACATTTACTGTGCTGAGTGCTGAATCTGGTACTGAGTATTCACAGCGAGATCGTTcaccttttacagcagctgcagtcgcttTTCAGATTAAAgttttgcattaaaaacaaGATGAGTGAAAGTTTGCAGGTTTAAACTTGTGATGGAGTATTTCCACAGTATTCTGTCACTTGTGTTTGAGTCTTGTTCCACTGCTGCACAGTTTGAAGATGTTGAAACTGAGTTGCACATCCTCCCCTCCTCACTGTCACGCttctttttcatcatctttttcctccctctcttcctctattCCCTTCCTCCCCCGTGGCTGCGCTCGCTTCCTTCCCTCCCCCCCGTGAAGTTCACGGTCACGCCGCTGTGCTGCCCCAGCAGGAGCAGCATTCTGACGGGTCGGTACCCCCACAACCACGAGGTGAGGAACAACTCCCTGTCCGGGAACTGCTCCAGCGCCCTGTGGCAGAAAGGCCCCGAGTCGGAGGCCTTCCCCGTCTTCCTCAGCAAGCAGAAGTACCAGACGTTCTTCGCCGGGAAATACCTCAACCAGGTTGGAACGCAGTCCTGCTTTATGAGCGGGTTCACCCTTTCACCAGCTCACAGCCTGTTTTTGGCAAAGCCGGCTGTCACTCTTTCAGAATGACAAGGCACAGACTTTAGCTATGAATCAGGGTGTAGCTACGCCCTCTAAAGCTATCGCTGGTGGGTTCATCTACACAATCTACACCCACTTAATCCCCCTCGGTTCACCCTGTGTAGGAGCTGAGCAGAGAGGTTAAAGGGAGCGGTGGGGCCCACAGCGCAGGAGCCCTGTCTCTTTTACCCCTTCAGCAGTGCAGCAGGATGATGCTGGAGAGTTTATCTAAGTCCATCGCTGCAGCCACAACAGACACAACACTTATTAACTTATTAAAGATACTGTGAGTGATGAGGACCAGGAGACATTTACTGCAACAGCAAGGAAGATTACAAGTATGACGAGCTCAGCCGCCTGAGGGTGGGGGTGTCGCAGCACTGTCAGCACCACAACTTCCTGTTAGAGCTTCATATTGGACAGTTTGAGTCATTTTCTCATCAGTTTCAGTGCTTTCATATtgataattagcaaatgctagcatgcagCTATGATGGTGAGCATGCTAaacatatgttagcattgtcactatgagcatgttagcatgctcctttagcatttagctcgtgGCTGTAGTCTCTCTGTCTTGTCACACAGTTTCTCAGGTTTGTGActtatttaactgtttttttccccttttgtcAGTACGGTAAGAAAGACGGAGGAGACGTTGGTCATGTTCCACCTGGCTGGGACCAGTGGCATGCACTGgtgagtctcacacacacacacacacacacacacacacacacacacacacacacacacacacacacacacacacacagagtactaCATTTGCAGGTACTTGTGCCGTCACAGCCTGTGCTGTATGGTTACAGGTGGGGAACTCGCAGTACTACAACTACACGCTGTCAGTCAACGGCAAAGAAGAGAAGCACGGGGACAGTTATGGAGAGGATTACCTCACAGACCTCATAGTAAGTAGTCATCACACTCTGAGCGTGTGAGCGAGCACATTTATGTGAGTATACCCCCTTCAAATTGCCtaaatcagctgctgtcatcAAACTGTAAAGTGTGTAAAAAGTCTTGTTTGTCAGCCAGTCAGCAGTGCAAGAGGTTAATCATTAACTCGATGGTActaaaaatgtaagaaaacaggCTAATACTGTGAAGGTCGTTTGGTTTCTGAGTATTTGCGCTGCCGAGAGTTCGCGTGGAGACAGACGTttggtgtctttgtgtgtttattgaaATGTGTGAAGTCTGCTGCACGTCATCCCCATCAGGTGACACATGAGTCTGTCTGCTTTAAATATAGTTTATGAGAGCTCAACTTTGTCTGTCACCTGCACTGCTGGCTGGTGATGAACTGCAGTAATGCTTTTACCAGCAGCAAGGAATGtcatgaaatgcagtttttaaggGTTCGACTTGGCGCTGCGCCTCCATAAAGTCCTCTGCAGACCTCTGTGAGACAGCATTTAGAtgcagtggtgctttgagcatTACTCACGTCTCATAACGTGCATTCAGCAGCGTGTGACCAGTTGTTGGTACATGTCCTGGTGTGATAATGACTCACAGATGCAGCAAACGCTCAgccctcctgctcctgcagctcgcTCACTTTATGTCCTCCCACCATCTTTAACGAGCTGTTTTCTTCCTGATATCTGATCGCGGTTTCTCCGAGTTTCCCTCCGTGTTTGAACCGGATGTGAAGTTTGTGGTGTCTCGGTTTGTTCCTCCATCCAGACCAACCGGTCCCTGTCCTTCCTGGAGAACAGGAGCCCTCAGCACCCGTTCTTCCTCATgctgtctcctccagctcctcactCCCCCTGGACGGCAGCTCCGCAGTACCAGAAGGAGTTCGGCGATGTTAAAGCTCCTCGAGACGGGAGCTTTGACAAACCAGGGAAGGTTTGTGCGAGTTCACATCAAACATTATTGCATTTGATGTCTGTCCTCTTAAGCGTCTTCTCCACTGTGTCAGGACAAACACTGGCTGCTGCGTCAACCCGTCAACCCCATGCCGAGCAGCTCCCTCACCTTCCTGGACAACGCATACAGGAAACGGTACTTGAAGTACTTATTGTGAATAAGAATGGCCCACTTCAGTATATGACTGTATTCTACTTAATGCAGAATCACAGCTCTCTATAAATCTTATTTttatacataataata is drawn from Chaetodon trifascialis isolate fChaTrf1 chromosome 20, fChaTrf1.hap1, whole genome shotgun sequence and contains these coding sequences:
- the gnsb gene encoding glucosamine (N-acetyl)-6-sulfatase (Sanfilippo disease IIID), b, whose protein sequence is MAAVRSGPGATRTRHRAHPAALALLALLPALLTCCVRCAEPSAKPSNVILIVADDQDVELGGMTPMKKTKALIGEAGATFVNAFTVTPLCCPSRSSILTGRYPHNHEVRNNSLSGNCSSALWQKGPESEAFPVFLSKQKYQTFFAGKYLNQYGKKDGGDVGHVPPGWDQWHALVGNSQYYNYTLSVNGKEEKHGDSYGEDYLTDLITNRSLSFLENRSPQHPFFLMLSPPAPHSPWTAAPQYQKEFGDVKAPRDGSFDKPGKDKHWLLRQPVNPMPSSSLTFLDNAYRKRWQTLLSVDDMVELLVKKLDSIKELDNTYIFYTSDNGYHTGQFSLPIDKRQLYEFDIRIPLMVRGPGIKPNQTLQAPVLNIDLAPTILDISGVNLSTVNVDGQSFLPQMAPSLRNGTARPFFLVEYTGEGHPTTDPACPKLGPGLSQCFPDCVCEDAYNNTYACVRTLDGEHNLQYCEFADSESFVEVYNLKLDPHQLENIVKKVDPVVLQAMNQRLIKLQSCEGDSCRDIK